TACGGTATTTTTAAAAGATATTGCAGATATGCAGGCAGTAGATGCTGTCTATCGTTCTTTCTTTAGCGACTATTTGCCGACACGTAACGTAGTGATGGTTGCAGAGCTGCCTATGGATAATGCGTTAGTACAAATGGATGCACTACTTTCAAATGGCGAAGGTACTCGTCCGCAGGCCCCTTACGAGCTCGTAAAAGTGGCAAAAAACACTGATAACGCGCCAATCGACTCTCTATCTACCCAAACCGTTGCTTTTTCTCATTACAATAACGTTTCAGCACAATTACCAATCGATCCTACTTCAGGGCAACTAGTAGCAGGCGGTATAGCAGAGCAGACGGCGCAATGCCTAACCAATCTTAAGTCGATTTTGAATAGTATCGATGTCGGTATTGATGACATTGTTAAAATAAATATTAGTCTAACCAACCTTGTTGATATCGCAGCCGTCGATGACGTCTATAGTACTTTTTTCCCAGACACGGCTATTGCCAGAGCTGTCAATTATCTACCGGCGCGTACAGTGACTATGGTTTCAGGGTTACCTATGGCTGCTTTGGTACAGATTGAAGCCGTGGTATCACATGGAGATGGCACACCGCCACAAGCCGTTGAAGATCGACATGGCATTGTGATTAAAACCAACAATACTGAGCAGGCGCCAAAGCACTCGTTAAGCACGCAGACAGTTGCTTTTTCTCACTATAATCACCTTTCGGGTCAATTACCTATCAATCCTAAAACGGGTAAGCTCATCGGCGGTGATATAAAGGCGCAGACCAACCAATGCTTAGAGAATATCAAAGCCATTGTCGAGAGTATCGATCATAAAATGGATGACATCGTTAAAGTAACTATCCAACTCAAAGACATTAGCGATATTGACACGGTCAATGATGTTTATACCACGTTTTTTAACGATGAGTTGCCCGCTAGGACAGTATTTGGGGTTTCAGCAATCCCTATGGATTCATTGATACAAGTTGATGCGGTGCTCTCCAATGCCGAAGGTACGCCACCTGTAAGATAGTAGTTATTCAGATTTTGCCATAACCATTGGTTTGACGCACGTTTTCTAGAGCGTCATAATCAATTTATGATTCATCACCTAAATAAAATAAAAAGGCTTTCAACTATTTGGAAGCCTTTTTATATGTGGAAGATATAATTAAACAGGTAAGAGTAAGGTCTAAATAAAAAATAATCGTTCATATCAGTACTGTAGCGTTTCGAAATTGAATGGACTATAGTTAGCTAGCAATAGCATTCAAGAAATGTATATCTAAAAAAAGGAATTATAAAATGAAAGGGATTACCCGTTTTTCGAATAGCTTAATGGAGAAGTATTTACCGGATCCATTTTTGTTCGTTATTATCTTAACAGTGGTTATTTTTGT
The window above is part of the Psychrobacter cryohalolentis K5 genome. Proteins encoded here:
- a CDS encoding RidA family protein yields the protein MNDTIIKLSRNTNRAPISATSTQSIAFSHYNNISAQLPIDPKTGALAFADISAQAKQCLDNIKAIVESTEHIMDDVIKITVFLKDIADMQAVDAVYRSFFSDYLPTRNVVMVAELPMDNALVQMDALLSNGEGTRPQAPYELVKVAKNTDNAPIDSLSTQTVAFSHYNNVSAQLPIDPTSGQLVAGGIAEQTAQCLTNLKSILNSIDVGIDDIVKINISLTNLVDIAAVDDVYSTFFPDTAIARAVNYLPARTVTMVSGLPMAALVQIEAVVSHGDGTPPQAVEDRHGIVIKTNNTEQAPKHSLSTQTVAFSHYNHLSGQLPINPKTGKLIGGDIKAQTNQCLENIKAIVESIDHKMDDIVKVTIQLKDISDIDTVNDVYTTFFNDELPARTVFGVSAIPMDSLIQVDAVLSNAEGTPPVR